Proteins from one Candidatus Cloacimonadota bacterium genomic window:
- the lspA gene encoding signal peptidase II, with the protein MDRPKRYPAFIIMAAVIVLDQMSKILVRKYIPMGKWITVGERLWGDFLQIGHLENTGAAFSLSLPNPLWNKAFFIGTSVLAVVFILWLLSRATHKIQVVAFGLVLGGAIGNNLIDRPILGAVTDFVSFDIPDLIRGMERFPVFNVADSAIFFAMCLLIVDMIFISGKKAPQPESLPTPEINLPDKEQ; encoded by the coding sequence ATGGACAGACCCAAAAGATATCCCGCCTTCATCATCATGGCCGCCGTGATCGTTTTGGACCAGATGAGCAAGATATTGGTGCGCAAATACATCCCGATGGGCAAATGGATCACGGTGGGCGAGAGGCTGTGGGGCGATTTCCTGCAGATAGGGCATCTGGAAAACACCGGGGCGGCTTTCAGTTTGTCGCTGCCCAATCCGCTTTGGAACAAGGCGTTTTTCATCGGCACCTCGGTGCTGGCCGTGGTTTTCATCCTCTGGCTGCTCAGCCGCGCCACCCACAAGATCCAGGTGGTGGCCTTCGGTTTGGTGCTGGGTGGGGCCATCGGCAACAACCTCATCGACCGGCCCATCCTGGGCGCGGTCACCGATTTTGTCAGTTTCGACATCCCCGACCTGATCAGGGGCATGGAGCGCTTCCCCGTTTTCAACGTGGCCGACAGCGCCATCTTTTTCGCCATGTGCCTGCTGATCGTGGACATGATCTTCATTAGCGGGAAGAAGGCCCCCCAGCCGGAATCGCTTCCCACCCCCGAGATAAATTTACCAGACAAGGAGCAATAG
- a CDS encoding TraR/DksA family transcriptional regulator: MAAKPLTAKKLKKFEEIIQKELKESVAYVEDINKDQSIGARESSGDLSSYAYHQADQGSDTNLMEQTVMMMEQERNKIRQLNDALRKIYEGNYGVCEMCGENINESRLEIIPYAQYCIACMEKMEDKKRRQKK, encoded by the coding sequence ATGGCGGCTAAACCATTGACAGCAAAGAAACTTAAGAAGTTCGAGGAGATCATTCAGAAGGAACTTAAGGAAAGCGTTGCCTACGTCGAAGACATAAATAAAGACCAGAGCATCGGCGCCCGCGAGAGCAGCGGCGACCTCTCCTCCTACGCCTATCATCAGGCGGACCAGGGCTCGGACACGAACCTGATGGAACAGACCGTGATGATGATGGAGCAGGAACGCAACAAGATCCGCCAGCTGAACGACGCCCTGCGCAAGATCTACGAAGGCAACTACGGGGTCTGCGAAATGTGCGGCGAGAACATCAACGAAAGCCGCCTGGAGATCATACCCTACGCCCAGTACTGCATCGCCTGCATGGAAAAGATGGAAGACAAAAAGCGCAGGCAGAAAAAATAG
- a CDS encoding purine-nucleoside phosphorylase, whose product MSAAYRQTADWLKQRLPEVPKVALILGTGLNGIAEQGRILVQIPYSGIPGFASSTAPSHKGNLILGELGGQKVLYLQGRFHHYEGHPLPTVVFPTRVLACLGIETLIVTNASGSLREELSPGSIVMLSDHINFMGGNPLCGENDASLGERFPSLNQPYDPDHRQACAAIAARAGITLREGTYIAVTGPSLETRAECAAFAGWGADLVGMSTVPEVIAARHAGMKVLAFSVVTNYSNLLHDQAHSQEEIRANADKASAWLIYIITEFVSGLK is encoded by the coding sequence ATGAGCGCGGCGTACCGGCAAACCGCGGACTGGCTGAAACAGCGCCTGCCCGAGGTTCCGAAAGTGGCTTTGATCCTGGGCACCGGGCTGAACGGCATCGCCGAACAGGGACGGATCCTGGTTCAGATACCCTACTCCGGGATCCCCGGATTCGCCAGCAGCACGGCGCCTTCGCACAAGGGCAACCTGATCCTGGGTGAGCTTGGCGGGCAAAAAGTGCTCTATCTGCAGGGCCGGTTTCACCATTACGAGGGGCATCCGCTCCCCACGGTGGTTTTCCCTACCCGGGTGCTGGCCTGCCTGGGCATCGAAACCCTGATCGTGACCAACGCGTCCGGCAGCCTGCGCGAAGAACTCAGCCCCGGCTCGATCGTGATGCTGAGCGACCACATCAACTTCATGGGCGGCAATCCCCTCTGCGGCGAAAACGATGCCAGCCTCGGCGAACGTTTTCCCAGCCTCAACCAGCCTTACGATCCCGATCACAGGCAAGCCTGCGCAGCCATCGCCGCCCGCGCCGGGATCACCCTGCGTGAAGGGACCTACATCGCCGTGACCGGCCCCAGCCTGGAAACCCGGGCGGAGTGCGCGGCTTTCGCCGGTTGGGGAGCGGACCTGGTGGGCATGTCCACCGTTCCCGAAGTGATCGCGGCCCGGCACGCCGGGATGAAGGTGCTGGCCTTTTCCGTGGTGACCAACTACAGCAATCTGCTGCACGACCAGGCCCATTCCCAGGAAGAGATCCGCGCCAACGCGGACAAGGCTTCCGCCTGGCTCATCTACATCATCACTGAATTCGTAAGTGGCCTGAAATGA
- a CDS encoding DivIVA domain-containing protein, with amino-acid sequence MSLFPTDIRHQEFSGSLMGYSKKEVKDYLEELASELEEYQNRQEKELQRRELAQLEVRQEAVQAGSAVEELKRREELISRTLVFAEKTKADIISNARKEAENIIHEAELKAKRAIQEAKQYLGVLEQQYIQIKEQKRQFLMQFKSELNTFQDRIDKDPLLSKPPEHLLDSDFRQIKEEIAPNAKPPVEDNQLS; translated from the coding sequence ATGTCATTATTTCCCACAGACATACGCCATCAGGAGTTTTCGGGCTCCCTGATGGGCTACAGCAAGAAAGAAGTGAAGGATTACCTGGAAGAGCTGGCCTCGGAACTGGAGGAATACCAGAACCGGCAGGAAAAGGAATTGCAGCGCCGCGAGCTGGCACAGCTGGAAGTGCGGCAGGAAGCCGTTCAGGCCGGAAGCGCGGTAGAAGAGCTGAAGCGGCGCGAAGAGCTGATCAGCCGCACCCTGGTCTTTGCCGAAAAGACCAAGGCCGACATCATCTCCAACGCCCGCAAGGAAGCGGAAAACATCATCCACGAGGCCGAACTCAAGGCCAAGCGCGCGATCCAGGAGGCGAAACAGTATCTGGGCGTGCTGGAACAGCAATACATCCAGATCAAGGAGCAGAAGCGCCAGTTCCTGATGCAGTTCAAGAGCGAGCTCAACACTTTTCAGGACCGCATCGACAAAGACCCGCTGCTGAGCAAGCCGCCGGAACACCTGCTGGATTCGGATTTCAGGCAGATCAAGGAAGAGATCGCCCCCAACGCCAAGCCGCCGGTTGAGGACAACCAGCTTTCATGA
- a CDS encoding YggT family protein: MNIGGRLAAVIVELLRLYQLVIIIRALMSWFVRDHSSGIYLWLVKITEPVLAPIRRIIPRFSVDFSAVVAILLIGIVITIIRSI, from the coding sequence ATGAACATCGGCGGACGCTTGGCCGCGGTGATCGTGGAATTGCTGAGGCTGTATCAGCTGGTGATCATCATTCGCGCCCTGATGAGCTGGTTCGTGCGGGACCACAGCAGCGGGATCTACCTGTGGCTGGTGAAGATCACCGAACCCGTGCTGGCCCCCATCCGCAGGATCATACCGCGCTTCAGCGTGGATTTTTCGGCGGTGGTGGCCATCTTGCTGATCGGCATCGTGATCACCATTATCAGAAGCATATAA
- a CDS encoding thymidine kinase — MNIINQKTGWIEVICGSMFSGKTEELIRRIRRAEYARQALLVFKPAIDNRYDATNIVSHSQMQAPSVPITRPEEIYQYLKDDIKIVAIDEAQFFDASIVDVCNDLADKGYRVIVAGLDQDYTGKPFASMPQLMAVAEYVTKNLAICVKCGNPANRTQRTVHKGEQILVGSTEAYEARCRNCHEVLE, encoded by the coding sequence GTGAACATCATCAATCAGAAGACCGGCTGGATCGAAGTGATCTGCGGCAGCATGTTCAGCGGCAAAACGGAGGAGCTGATCCGCCGCATCCGCCGGGCTGAATACGCGCGGCAGGCACTTCTGGTGTTCAAACCCGCCATCGACAACCGTTACGACGCCACCAACATCGTCTCCCATTCCCAGATGCAGGCGCCGTCCGTGCCGATCACCCGGCCGGAGGAGATCTATCAGTATCTGAAAGACGACATCAAGATCGTGGCCATCGACGAGGCCCAGTTTTTTGACGCATCGATCGTGGACGTCTGCAACGATCTGGCGGACAAGGGATACCGGGTGATCGTGGCCGGCCTGGACCAGGATTACACGGGCAAGCCTTTTGCCAGCATGCCACAGCTGATGGCCGTGGCGGAATACGTGACCAAAAACCTGGCTATCTGCGTGAAATGCGGCAATCCGGCCAACCGCACCCAGCGCACGGTGCACAAAGGGGAACAAATTTTGGTGGGCAGCACTGAAGCCTACGAGGCCCGCTGCCGCAACTGCCACGAGGTGCTGGAATGA
- a CDS encoding RNA methyltransferase: protein MDTITAELSNNRTRELSKLKQKKQRLSEGKVVVEGQRTLFQLREWGIKPLEQYFTKGESPIWKGIPALELRDWELARICDSQNPQGVAALFELPRERQLKFRRAFYLDGISDPGNLGTIFRLVVAFGIDALLLSPDCVEVSSPKVIRASLGSVFRVPFQILDAARLRSTQAELILTDAASGEALRAFEPEPDRPVVIALGSEARGVSDAIKALADRTLRIEMGEGMESLNVAVSAGIIAHHLFGA from the coding sequence TTGGACACGATCACGGCGGAACTGAGCAACAACAGAACGCGGGAACTGAGCAAACTGAAACAGAAAAAACAGCGCCTGAGCGAAGGCAAGGTGGTGGTGGAGGGACAGAGGACGCTTTTCCAGCTGCGGGAGTGGGGCATCAAACCGCTGGAGCAGTATTTTACAAAGGGGGAAAGCCCCATCTGGAAAGGGATTCCGGCGCTTGAACTGCGGGACTGGGAACTGGCCAGGATCTGTGACAGCCAGAATCCGCAGGGCGTGGCGGCGCTGTTCGAGCTGCCGCGGGAACGCCAGCTGAAGTTCCGGCGCGCCTTTTATCTGGACGGGATCAGCGATCCGGGCAATCTGGGCACCATTTTCAGGCTCGTCGTGGCTTTTGGGATCGACGCCCTGCTACTGTCGCCGGATTGCGTGGAAGTGTCTTCGCCGAAAGTGATCCGGGCCTCTCTGGGCAGCGTGTTCAGGGTGCCGTTCCAGATCCTGGACGCGGCGCGACTGCGCTCAACCCAGGCGGAGCTGATCCTCACCGATGCCGCTTCCGGCGAGGCTTTGCGCGCTTTTGAGCCCGAGCCGGACAGGCCGGTGGTGATCGCGCTCGGTTCCGAGGCGCGGGGCGTTTCTGACGCGATCAAGGCACTGGCGGACAGGACCTTGCGGATCGAAATGGGGGAGGGGATGGAGTCGCTGAACGTGGCCGTTTCCGCCGGCATCATCGCGCACCACCTTTTCGGAGCCTGA
- a CDS encoding clostripain-related cysteine peptidase, giving the protein MKRLLLLALWSVLLFPLGAADWTVLVYMAADNNLWQNAAADVNSMEAAALPANLDLIVQTDMPAGSDHPGGQRRKIRADALPYITSPLLEDLGPIDSGDPQTLQSFINWGFQQYPSQLKMLVIWGHGDNWFKADEGKWICPDEGSASLISVSEGELKDALSGIPRLDILLFDACSMQSLEVLAEVRHAAELVVGSEELVPAAGFPYQAIVPLFGAGEAEEIAGLICAKYLESYADGGSQNPGGFSNPITCSAIRTSALEVFYSAFRDFFLGKSCYWPLSMLPVRDLCWEMNTGYNDIDTGELLNRMYDAWGEWWEPELGPLKAKWEACVVNSGSLNIPHEVGSAALWFPVNQQYYDVWWTRYAQLEFSQYRWFQVLHRAYGPHGKPPAPELASQSMVLANLRLELRQPVYPDSLWYIVKTRAWVEGSEAIFVKPEFGQKTFSVFVPVSGPGWLEIEAVNPWGAISDSLYVAYVYEEPGLELLVAPNPVRNRSLASAKWYLPEGSTGTVELKLYNSRGQKVLSRSFAQPEPGEGSWLLSAEPAFRKLGRGIFILSLNVGKRSCRVKLAIL; this is encoded by the coding sequence GTGAAGCGGTTGCTGCTGCTGGCGCTGTGGTCCGTTTTGCTGTTTCCCCTCGGCGCCGCGGACTGGACCGTGCTGGTTTACATGGCCGCGGATAACAATCTCTGGCAAAACGCCGCGGCGGATGTGAACTCCATGGAGGCCGCGGCATTGCCCGCGAACCTCGATCTGATAGTGCAGACGGACATGCCGGCTGGTTCCGACCATCCCGGCGGCCAGCGCAGAAAGATCCGCGCCGACGCCCTGCCCTACATCACTTCGCCGCTGCTGGAGGACCTGGGCCCCATTGACAGCGGCGATCCCCAGACCTTGCAAAGCTTCATCAACTGGGGCTTTCAGCAATATCCTTCCCAGCTCAAAATGCTGGTGATCTGGGGGCACGGGGACAACTGGTTCAAGGCGGACGAGGGCAAATGGATCTGTCCGGATGAAGGCTCGGCATCGCTCATCAGCGTTTCCGAAGGCGAACTGAAGGACGCCCTGAGCGGCATTCCGCGCCTGGACATTCTGCTCTTCGACGCCTGCAGCATGCAGAGCCTGGAGGTTCTGGCGGAGGTGAGGCACGCCGCGGAACTTGTGGTGGGCTCCGAAGAACTGGTGCCGGCGGCGGGTTTTCCCTATCAGGCCATCGTTCCGCTGTTCGGGGCTGGAGAAGCGGAGGAGATCGCCGGACTGATCTGTGCAAAATACCTCGAATCCTACGCGGATGGCGGCAGCCAGAATCCCGGCGGCTTCAGCAATCCCATCACCTGCTCCGCGATCCGGACCTCCGCCCTGGAAGTCTTTTACAGCGCTTTCCGCGATTTTTTCCTGGGCAAATCCTGTTACTGGCCGCTGTCGATGCTGCCTGTGCGCGACCTCTGCTGGGAGATGAACACAGGCTACAACGACATCGACACCGGTGAACTTCTGAACCGGATGTACGATGCCTGGGGGGAATGGTGGGAACCGGAACTGGGGCCCCTGAAAGCGAAATGGGAGGCCTGCGTGGTGAACTCGGGCAGCTTGAACATCCCGCACGAAGTGGGTTCCGCGGCGCTCTGGTTTCCCGTTAACCAACAGTATTACGACGTTTGGTGGACCCGCTACGCCCAACTGGAGTTTTCCCAATACCGCTGGTTCCAGGTGCTGCACCGGGCCTACGGTCCGCACGGGAAACCGCCCGCGCCGGAGCTGGCGAGCCAAAGCATGGTGCTGGCGAACCTGAGGCTGGAACTGAGACAGCCGGTCTATCCGGATTCGCTGTGGTACATTGTGAAAACCCGGGCCTGGGTGGAGGGCAGCGAAGCCATCTTTGTGAAACCGGAGTTTGGGCAAAAAACGTTCTCAGTTTTCGTTCCCGTCAGCGGTCCCGGCTGGCTGGAGATCGAAGCGGTCAATCCCTGGGGCGCGATCTCCGATTCCCTGTATGTGGCTTACGTTTATGAGGAGCCGGGCTTGGAACTGCTGGTGGCGCCCAACCCCGTGCGAAACAGGTCTCTGGCCTCGGCGAAGTGGTATCTGCCGGAGGGGAGCACCGGAACGGTGGAGCTGAAGCTTTACAATTCACGCGGACAGAAGGTGTTGAGCCGAAGTTTCGCCCAGCCGGAACCCGGTGAGGGCAGCTGGCTGCTCTCGGCGGAGCCGGCTTTCCGCAAACTGGGCCGCGGTATCTTTATCCTCAGCTTAAATGTTGGTAAAAGATCGTGCCGCGTGAAACTCGCAATCCTATAG
- the buk gene encoding butyrate kinase: MSQLILAINPGSTSTKIAVHDGDRPVFEKTLRHDPAELEPYPNIIDQYEFRQKLVLEAMQEHEVDPRSLVAVVGRGGLVKPVPGGTFRINEAMKKDLRDPSLWGRTHASALGAFIADAIAREFGIPGFIVDPVVVDEFDDLARISGIPEIERKSLLHALNIRYIARLMAAELGKKLDEVNLIGVHMGGGISVAAIKKGRVADVNNALLGMGPFSPQRAGALPIGDLLELAYSGKYTHPQLVKYLTKAAGLMAYLGTDSGIEVNERIQAGDAKAKLITDAMCYQVAKEAGACATVLKGKVDAIFLSGGLVYNDYIVQQIRSRVEFIAPIKLYPGEREMEALCQGGLRVLNGLEEAQDYNY, encoded by the coding sequence ATGTCCCAGCTAATCCTTGCCATCAATCCCGGCTCCACATCCACGAAGATCGCCGTACACGACGGCGACAGGCCGGTTTTTGAGAAAACGCTGCGCCACGATCCGGCGGAGCTTGAGCCCTATCCCAACATCATCGACCAGTATGAGTTCCGCCAGAAATTGGTGCTGGAGGCGATGCAGGAGCACGAGGTCGATCCGCGGTCTTTGGTGGCCGTGGTGGGTAGGGGCGGACTGGTGAAACCAGTTCCGGGCGGCACTTTCAGGATCAACGAGGCGATGAAAAAGGATCTGCGCGATCCCTCGTTGTGGGGTCGCACCCACGCTTCGGCGCTGGGCGCCTTCATCGCCGACGCCATCGCCCGGGAATTTGGCATCCCCGGTTTCATCGTGGACCCGGTGGTGGTGGACGAATTTGACGATCTGGCGAGGATTTCCGGCATTCCGGAGATCGAGCGCAAATCCCTGCTGCACGCCCTGAACATCCGCTACATAGCGCGTTTGATGGCGGCTGAACTGGGTAAAAAACTGGATGAGGTGAACCTGATCGGGGTGCACATGGGCGGCGGAATTTCCGTGGCGGCCATCAAAAAAGGCCGTGTGGCCGATGTGAACAACGCCCTGTTGGGCATGGGACCCTTTTCACCACAGCGGGCGGGCGCCCTGCCCATCGGCGATCTGCTGGAACTGGCTTACAGCGGCAAATACACGCATCCCCAGCTGGTGAAATACCTCACCAAGGCCGCCGGTTTGATGGCCTATCTGGGCACGGACAGCGGGATCGAGGTGAATGAGCGCATCCAGGCCGGCGACGCCAAGGCGAAACTGATCACCGACGCCATGTGCTACCAGGTGGCCAAGGAAGCCGGGGCCTGCGCGACAGTGCTGAAGGGCAAAGTGGACGCCATTTTCCTCAGCGGCGGGCTGGTTTACAACGACTACATCGTCCAGCAGATCCGCTCGCGGGTGGAATTCATCGCCCCGATCAAGCTCTATCCCGGCGAACGTGAGATGGAAGCGCTCTGCCAGGGCGGTTTGCGGGTCTTGAACGGCCTGGAAGAGGCCCAGGACTACAACTATTGA